Proteins encoded in a region of the bacterium genome:
- a CDS encoding peptidylprolyl isomerase, with protein sequence MKIRNVISMGLAMLFVIAGCGPKEEIVAKVGREKITASEFKDSFVNRYRGEENAKNRSYPDREQAVREMAIERAKYQEAVARGYDKLPEATEQIEKIARRKALDMLYEEKIMNAVITDAAAKDFYDKSGVELKARHILLRTVTGDSTKDSATVKTRMDSIHQAIKKGLDFKAAAKTFSEDATSAADSGDLGWFPWGRMVDEFQTVAWKATPGQIAGPVQTNYGYHLILVEDKRPVQGRTSYEESREQIKSQLRQVFSTQLMETARAYVENLREKRKLEMNTENMEVFRQRLLDPGVSKTQDISPVFTEDQKALVVATYSGGKVTIADLIEKVGQNAARANWADEQTMKDLIHSIAEPVFLEADAEQQGLYRKALRDPEVEAQKRRAMARHLEKMEVTDKVNPTEDDEKRYYENHLAEFVQPEMRTIREIFIKEDSAKAARVRERALKGENFTKLARQFNEKESTKADTGRLGPFEETRFGLIGKTAFIMQKTGEVSQVVPVGKNYSVIQLLEMIPSRTKTWAEAQTEAKRKCRQTMTENAQKALDEMVLGKYKLDVQANVLAAVWPLPEDARKDKLAREP encoded by the coding sequence GTGAAAATCAGGAACGTCATTTCAATGGGACTGGCGATGCTGTTTGTGATCGCCGGTTGTGGGCCGAAAGAAGAGATTGTAGCCAAGGTCGGTCGGGAGAAAATCACCGCCAGCGAATTCAAGGATTCGTTCGTCAACCGCTATCGCGGCGAGGAAAACGCGAAGAACCGCTCCTATCCCGACCGCGAGCAGGCCGTACGCGAAATGGCCATCGAGCGCGCCAAGTATCAGGAAGCGGTGGCCCGCGGCTATGACAAACTGCCCGAGGCGACCGAGCAGATCGAGAAGATCGCCCGCCGCAAGGCGCTGGACATGCTGTACGAAGAGAAGATTATGAACGCGGTGATCACGGACGCGGCGGCCAAGGACTTCTACGACAAGTCGGGAGTCGAGTTGAAAGCGCGGCACATTCTGCTGCGCACCGTAACGGGCGATTCGACCAAGGACAGCGCAACCGTGAAAACGCGGATGGATTCGATCCATCAGGCGATCAAGAAAGGGCTGGACTTCAAAGCCGCGGCCAAGACGTTCAGCGAAGACGCGACCTCGGCGGCCGACTCGGGAGATCTCGGCTGGTTCCCGTGGGGACGAATGGTGGACGAGTTCCAAACCGTCGCCTGGAAAGCCACCCCCGGGCAGATTGCCGGACCGGTCCAGACCAACTACGGCTATCACCTGATTCTGGTCGAGGACAAACGGCCCGTGCAAGGGCGGACGTCCTATGAGGAAAGCCGCGAGCAGATCAAGAGCCAGCTGCGGCAGGTGTTTTCCACGCAACTTATGGAGACGGCCCGCGCATACGTGGAGAATCTCCGGGAGAAGCGGAAACTGGAAATGAACACGGAAAACATGGAAGTGTTCCGCCAGCGCCTCCTCGATCCCGGCGTGAGCAAAACGCAGGATATCAGTCCGGTGTTCACGGAAGATCAGAAGGCTTTGGTTGTGGCCACCTACTCGGGCGGGAAAGTGACCATCGCCGATCTGATCGAAAAAGTCGGCCAGAACGCGGCCCGGGCGAATTGGGCCGATGAGCAAACGATGAAGGATCTGATCCACTCGATTGCCGAGCCGGTTTTCCTCGAGGCGGACGCCGAGCAGCAGGGACTCTACCGCAAGGCGCTGCGCGATCCGGAAGTGGAAGCGCAGAAACGTCGGGCAATGGCCCGGCATCTCGAAAAGATGGAGGTGACCGACAAGGTCAATCCGACCGAGGACGACGAGAAGCGATACTACGAGAATCATCTCGCCGAGTTCGTTCAACCGGAGATGCGGACGATTCGCGAGATCTTCATCAAGGAAGACTCAGCCAAGGCGGCGCGGGTTCGCGAGCGGGCACTCAAGGGCGAGAATTTCACGAAGCTCGCGCGGCAGTTCAACGAGAAGGAATCCACCAAGGCCGATACCGGCCGCCTCGGTCCCTTTGAAGAGACGCGGTTCGGACTGATCGGCAAGACGGCGTTCATTATGCAGAAAACGGGCGAGGTTTCGCAGGTGGTTCCGGTCGGCAAGAACTACTCGGTGATCCAGCTTCTTGAGATGATTCCCTCTCGCACGAAGACGTGGGCCGAAGCGCAGACCGAAGCGAAGCGCAAATGCCGGCAGACGATGACCGAAAATGCGCAAAAAGCTCTGGACGAAATGGTTCTGGGCAAGTACAAGCTGGACGTGCAGGCCAATGTCCTGGCCGCCGTGTGGCCGCTGCCGGAAGACGCGCGCAAAGACAAACTGGCGCGGGAACCGTAA
- a CDS encoding GNAT family N-acetyltransferase, translated as MRIELSKCVVRSWEESDAPSLARCANNRNISRNLRDAFPFPYTEDDARSFIEMARGRNPDTFFAIEVEGEAAGGIGYRLQGDIDRVAAVIGYWLAEPLWNRGIMTEALAAVTDYAIREHGLTRVYATPFEWNAASMRVLEKCGYLCEGRLRKRAIKDGKVIDLFMYAYVVNDER; from the coding sequence ATGCGAATCGAACTAAGCAAATGCGTCGTGCGCTCGTGGGAGGAGAGTGACGCGCCGTCGTTGGCGCGCTGCGCCAACAACCGCAACATCTCGCGGAATCTGCGCGATGCTTTTCCGTTTCCCTATACCGAGGACGACGCGCGGTCGTTCATTGAAATGGCGCGCGGTCGCAACCCCGATACGTTCTTCGCGATTGAAGTGGAAGGCGAGGCGGCGGGTGGCATCGGCTATCGGCTGCAGGGGGACATAGATCGCGTGGCCGCCGTGATCGGCTACTGGCTGGCCGAACCGCTCTGGAATCGCGGGATCATGACCGAAGCGCTGGCGGCGGTGACGGACTATGCGATCCGCGAGCACGGCTTGACCCGCGTCTATGCGACGCCGTTCGAGTGGAACGCGGCTTCGATGCGCGTCCTCGAAAAGTGCGGCTACCTCTGCGAAGGCCGCCTCCGCAAACGCGCCATCAAAGACGGAAAAGTGATTGACCTGTTCATGTACGCGTATGTCGTAAACGATGAACGATGA
- a CDS encoding peptidyl-prolyl cis-trans isomerase produces MKQWSLWRRLAKAAFVLAAASISVAGCGLRSNEGPLIARAGSRTLSQTEMETAIGLPLDSVPEAERRRWVSSWIERALVEQEAERRGLDKDADLVAKVRALRAEIYRARLLAEMDATPPTDSTIAGYYETHRQEFLRSTDAFLIELFWAEERSVMNRFREQIGRGDTTLLAAGRVSSEGKWLAERGELGEEFERELESLSPGAVTAIRPYEDGFRVARLAEKFPAGTVLDLSAVRDEIEERLIVEQSRARQDSLGAYLRHRYPVNVNLPESP; encoded by the coding sequence ATGAAACAATGGTCCCTTTGGCGGCGTCTTGCAAAGGCGGCGTTTGTCTTGGCCGCAGCCTCGATCTCCGTCGCGGGATGTGGATTGCGGAGTAACGAGGGGCCGCTGATTGCGCGCGCCGGATCACGGACGCTTTCGCAAACGGAGATGGAAACGGCGATCGGTTTACCGCTGGATTCCGTTCCTGAGGCGGAGCGGCGGCGCTGGGTCTCAAGTTGGATCGAACGCGCGCTGGTCGAGCAGGAAGCCGAGCGGCGCGGCCTCGACAAAGACGCCGACCTGGTTGCGAAGGTGCGCGCGCTGCGAGCGGAAATCTATCGCGCCCGCCTGCTCGCCGAGATGGACGCCACTCCGCCCACCGATTCAACGATCGCAGGCTATTATGAAACTCATCGTCAGGAATTCCTGCGATCCACCGACGCGTTTCTGATCGAACTCTTCTGGGCCGAGGAACGATCCGTGATGAATCGCTTCCGCGAGCAAATCGGACGCGGCGATACGACCCTGCTCGCGGCGGGAAGAGTGTCGTCCGAAGGCAAATGGCTCGCCGAACGCGGAGAGCTGGGCGAAGAATTCGAACGCGAACTGGAGAGCCTGTCGCCCGGCGCGGTGACGGCGATTCGTCCCTACGAAGACGGCTTCCGGGTCGCGCGGCTGGCGGAGAAATTCCCGGCCGGAACGGTTCTCGACTTATCGGCGGTGCGAGACGAAATCGAAGAACGGCTGATCGTCGAGCAGAGCCGGGCCCGGCAGGATTCGCTCGGCGCGTATCTTCGACACAGGTATCCGGTGAACGTGAATCTTCCCGAATCGCCGTGA
- a CDS encoding glycosyltransferase family 39 protein encodes MPSHTDNNGNLQLGGIARAFGIVAAAAAGLYIVTYLCVALLRIPYPFELEFMEGDSVDQVWRVLHGQALYVPPSVEFVPALYPPLYYYIGAAVAYVMGLDMLPLRVVSFLASLACFSLIGSFVWRESRDRLVALLAVGLFAATYAESGAWLDTARVDTLLVMFMLGAVWWVRFGRGKWPHVAAGILSAAAIFTKQTALLLPLALFLYLLLMRRNRAAYFGIAFIVAFGVPFFLLMNASHGWFGLYTVTIPAAHPWDKLMLLSFWTQDILLPLPIAFTLVFFYLILRWRERRRDDWLFVLLVGAGMIAAAYAPRVKAGNFDNDLVPAYAFLALVFGAALADLRERIRRSESSQRSTAGLLHALLMLLVVVQFASLVYHPSRMIPSAKDRQAGMELVRQVRAYPGPVWVVHHGYISVMAGKAPLVTMQPMQDLLAATDERSREMIVASVEDVLRRHSFDAIFLNEPWPEQLRGVECYEAKRAVFADTSCFWPVTGYRTRPELVYEPIRTTCGSQQNQEIE; translated from the coding sequence TGCTGCGAATTCCGTATCCGTTCGAGCTGGAATTCATGGAAGGGGACTCGGTAGATCAGGTGTGGCGGGTGCTGCACGGCCAGGCACTGTACGTACCGCCATCGGTCGAGTTTGTTCCGGCTTTGTATCCGCCGCTCTACTACTACATCGGCGCGGCGGTTGCCTACGTGATGGGGCTGGATATGCTGCCGCTGCGGGTCGTTTCGTTTCTCGCTTCGCTCGCCTGTTTCTCGCTGATCGGTTCGTTCGTGTGGCGGGAATCGCGCGACCGACTCGTAGCTTTGCTGGCCGTGGGTCTCTTCGCCGCTACGTATGCCGAGAGTGGTGCGTGGCTGGACACCGCGCGGGTGGATACGCTGCTGGTCATGTTCATGCTCGGAGCGGTGTGGTGGGTGAGATTCGGCAGGGGAAAGTGGCCCCACGTCGCAGCGGGGATACTGTCGGCGGCGGCGATCTTCACCAAGCAAACCGCGCTCCTCCTGCCGCTCGCGCTGTTCCTGTATCTTCTGCTGATGAGGCGCAATCGTGCGGCCTATTTCGGCATCGCGTTCATTGTCGCCTTTGGCGTGCCGTTTTTCCTTTTGATGAACGCATCTCACGGATGGTTCGGTCTATACACCGTGACGATTCCGGCGGCGCATCCGTGGGACAAACTAATGCTGCTGTCCTTCTGGACCCAGGACATTCTGTTGCCGCTGCCGATCGCGTTCACGTTAGTGTTTTTCTATTTGATTTTACGCTGGCGCGAACGGAGACGGGATGACTGGCTGTTCGTGCTGCTCGTGGGCGCGGGAATGATCGCGGCAGCCTACGCCCCGCGTGTGAAGGCGGGAAATTTCGACAATGATCTCGTCCCGGCCTACGCGTTTCTGGCGCTCGTTTTCGGCGCGGCCCTGGCCGATTTGCGGGAGCGAATTCGCAGGTCGGAGAGTTCACAAAGATCGACGGCGGGGCTTCTCCATGCGCTACTCATGCTGCTGGTCGTCGTGCAGTTCGCCTCGCTTGTCTATCATCCCTCGCGAATGATTCCCTCCGCGAAAGATCGCCAGGCGGGAATGGAACTCGTGCGGCAAGTGCGCGCCTACCCCGGCCCGGTGTGGGTCGTGCATCACGGGTACATTTCTGTCATGGCCGGGAAAGCGCCCCTGGTCACGATGCAACCGATGCAGGATTTGCTGGCTGCCACGGACGAGCGCAGCCGGGAGATGATCGTGGCCAGCGTGGAGGATGTCCTGCGGCGGCATTCCTTCGACGCGATTTTCCTGAACGAACCGTGGCCGGAACAACTGCGAGGTGTCGAGTGCTACGAAGCGAAGCGCGCAGTCTTTGCGGACACAAGCTGCTTCTGGCCGGTAACCGGCTATCGCACGCGGCCTGAACTTGTCTATGAACCCATTCGCACAACTTGTGGATCACAACAAAACCAAGAGATAGAGTAA
- a CDS encoding peptidylprolyl isomerase — MKLNIRAAVTWIAVLLTFGGAAAEDNYVDRIVAVVDNEIILESELQQYIQFTAGSQAALEKMSQTQIDSLRRGVLEELIRQKVLLAKARADTMQVEARVVDAELDGRVKALIDQAGGQERLEDYYGMPLARIKRQFRALVEEGMLIEKVRQAKLKDVAVTPSDVQRFWEMYRDSMPELKDAVRIAHILLQDSLSESSIESAIAKAYSVRKLLLAGDLTFEGYAMAYSEDPGSASKGGILGTTNRGELVPRYEAAAYGLEEDEISEPVVSEFGVHLIRLNERIGEKINTSHILFKIVPTDHDREVTRARADSIVQALRGGADCGELALRYSRDLKTAGKGGDLGWFAPEELPDDFRAPVTGLKKSEITEPIRTRFGLHVLKVTDRTFARKITLEEDYERVKRMSLAKKQDEMYSKWVDELAQDTYIERK; from the coding sequence ATGAAGCTCAATATCCGAGCCGCGGTGACGTGGATCGCGGTGCTGCTTACGTTCGGCGGCGCGGCGGCCGAAGACAACTACGTGGATCGCATCGTGGCGGTCGTGGACAACGAGATCATTCTCGAATCCGAATTGCAGCAGTACATTCAGTTCACGGCCGGCTCGCAGGCGGCGCTCGAAAAAATGTCCCAAACGCAGATTGACAGCCTGCGCCGGGGAGTCCTCGAAGAACTGATCCGCCAGAAAGTGCTGCTCGCGAAAGCGCGGGCCGATACGATGCAGGTGGAAGCGCGGGTGGTGGACGCCGAACTCGACGGACGCGTGAAGGCGCTCATAGATCAGGCGGGCGGACAGGAACGGCTCGAGGATTATTACGGAATGCCGCTCGCCCGAATCAAGCGACAGTTCCGCGCGCTGGTCGAGGAGGGGATGCTCATCGAAAAAGTCCGGCAGGCGAAGCTTAAAGACGTTGCCGTGACGCCCAGCGACGTGCAGCGGTTCTGGGAGATGTATCGGGACTCGATGCCTGAACTCAAGGACGCCGTGCGGATCGCGCACATTCTCCTGCAGGACTCGCTGTCCGAGAGCTCGATTGAATCGGCCATCGCCAAGGCCTATTCGGTGCGCAAGCTCCTGCTGGCGGGTGACCTGACGTTCGAGGGCTATGCGATGGCCTATTCTGAAGACCCGGGATCCGCCTCGAAGGGCGGGATTCTCGGAACGACCAATCGCGGCGAGCTGGTTCCCCGTTACGAAGCGGCGGCCTATGGTCTCGAAGAGGATGAGATTTCCGAGCCGGTGGTGTCGGAGTTCGGCGTGCATCTCATCCGTTTGAACGAGCGCATCGGCGAGAAGATCAACACCAGTCACATTCTCTTCAAGATCGTTCCCACCGACCATGATCGCGAGGTCACGCGGGCACGGGCCGATTCGATCGTACAGGCGCTGCGCGGCGGAGCCGATTGCGGAGAGCTTGCGCTTCGCTATTCCAGAGACCTCAAGACGGCCGGCAAGGGCGGTGATCTCGGCTGGTTCGCTCCCGAAGAGTTGCCGGACGATTTTCGCGCTCCGGTGACGGGACTCAAGAAGAGCGAGATCACCGAGCCGATTCGCACCCGCTTCGGCCTGCACGTTCTCAAGGTGACCGACCGCACCTTCGCGCGCAAGATCACACTCGAGGAGGACTATGAGCGGGTCAAGCGAATGTCGCTGGCCAAGAAGCAGGATGAAATGTACTCGAAATGGGTGGATGAACTTGCGCAGGACACCTACATCGAAAGAAAATAA